A genomic segment from uncultured Desulfuromonas sp. encodes:
- a CDS encoding aspartate-semialdehyde dehydrogenase: protein MIPLNLAIVGATGSVGRQLLEVLEERDFPVKSLRLFASDRSVGDFIDFNEKPYPVQSLDKDSFSGVDVVFFCAPRDICASYLPLAKIAGALCVDTALPWIDGQAILSVPEINGDNLNRAKQRILSNPASITTMIALPLSVLSSCRQLKRIVVTSFESVSGEGVKAVDGLRTQCGELLNGRPAKNGCFPHQMAFNCLPQVGLFRDGQETDHEQQVQHELIHLLGDTHLDVALTCVRVPVFYGDCASIYIEFDQPVDMASLEQALSTAPGIEWLNDPQQGEYPMPVDSAGTDDVQVGRLRFVNKSGSAVQMFVAMDNLRKGAALNMVQMVERAWEN from the coding sequence ATGATTCCATTGAATCTTGCCATTGTAGGAGCGACCGGCTCTGTAGGTCGCCAGTTGCTCGAAGTACTCGAAGAGCGTGACTTTCCTGTAAAAAGTTTGCGACTGTTCGCCTCCGACCGTTCTGTCGGCGATTTTATTGATTTCAATGAAAAGCCATATCCTGTCCAGTCTTTGGATAAAGACTCATTTTCCGGTGTGGACGTGGTTTTTTTCTGTGCTCCGCGTGATATTTGTGCTTCATATCTCCCTCTTGCCAAGATAGCAGGTGCCTTGTGTGTGGATACCGCTTTGCCATGGATTGACGGACAAGCGATTCTGAGTGTTCCTGAGATCAATGGTGATAACCTGAATCGGGCGAAACAACGTATTTTGTCCAATCCCGCCAGTATTACAACCATGATAGCGCTGCCGCTTTCTGTTTTGTCGTCCTGTCGGCAACTGAAGAGGATCGTCGTAACCAGTTTTGAGTCCGTATCTGGAGAAGGTGTGAAGGCCGTTGACGGGTTACGTACTCAATGTGGTGAGCTTCTTAATGGTCGTCCGGCGAAAAACGGCTGCTTCCCACACCAGATGGCTTTCAACTGCCTGCCTCAGGTCGGGTTGTTCAGAGATGGGCAGGAAACGGACCATGAACAACAGGTGCAACATGAATTGATTCATCTGTTGGGCGATACCCATCTTGATGTGGCCTTGACCTGTGTGCGAGTGCCGGTTTTTTATGGGGATTGTGCAAGTATCTACATTGAATTTGACCAGCCCGTCGACATGGCCTCTCTCGAGCAGGCCCTGTCCACCGCGCCGGGGATTGAGTGGCTGAATGACCCGCAGCAGGGGGAGTATCCCATGCCTGTTGATTCGGCTGGTACAGATGATGTCCAAGTCGGTCGGTTGAGGTTTGTCAATAAAAGCGGTTCGGCTGTTCAGATGTTTGTTGCCATGGATAATCTGCGCAAAGGCGCTGCGCTGAATATGGTGCAGATGGTCGAGCGGGCTTGGGAGAACTGA
- the truA gene encoding tRNA pseudouridine(38-40) synthase TruA — protein MARLCLTVEYDGTAYGGWQIQPNTSTVQELVEAALARVVGHSVRIHSSGRTDAGVHALDMKAHFDVETVLPLAAYREGVNRFLPQDIVIRDVVCVAEDFHARFDAQGKWYRYRIYRGELRSPLHRLTSWHVRGELDVEAIRQAAAVLIGTHDFAAFQASGCAASTTERTLYDIAVDCHGDELIIDVRGSGFLKNMVRIIVGSLVEVGRGKSTTEKMAQILEQRQRCQAGLTAPPQGLCLMQVWYEKNAEMT, from the coding sequence ATGGCGCGTTTGTGTCTCACGGTAGAATATGACGGCACAGCCTATGGCGGTTGGCAGATTCAGCCGAATACATCCACAGTGCAGGAGCTGGTTGAAGCCGCTTTGGCCCGGGTGGTGGGACATTCCGTGCGGATTCATTCATCGGGGCGAACTGATGCCGGTGTGCATGCCTTGGATATGAAGGCTCATTTTGATGTCGAGACGGTATTGCCTTTAGCGGCCTATCGTGAAGGTGTAAACCGTTTTTTGCCTCAGGATATTGTTATTCGTGATGTTGTGTGTGTGGCAGAAGATTTTCACGCACGCTTTGATGCCCAGGGAAAATGGTATCGCTATCGGATCTATCGCGGGGAGCTGCGTTCCCCTTTGCATCGTCTTACCAGCTGGCATGTTCGTGGGGAACTGGATGTTGAAGCGATAAGGCAAGCTGCTGCAGTTTTGATCGGAACGCATGATTTTGCTGCTTTTCAGGCGTCAGGTTGTGCGGCTTCAACGACTGAACGCACCTTGTATGATATTGCGGTTGATTGCCATGGGGATGAACTGATAATTGATGTGCGCGGTAGCGGTTTCTTAAAAAACATGGTGCGCATCATTGTCGGTAGCCTCGTTGAGGTCGGACGGGGAAAGTCAACAACGGAAAAAATGGCACAAATTCTTGAACAACGTCAGCGGTGTCAGGCCGGTCTGACTGCGCCGCCGCAAGGTTTGTGCCTTATGCAGGTTTGGTATGAAAAAAATGCTGAAATGACTTGA
- the rplM gene encoding 50S ribosomal protein L13 produces MSTQIAKACEVKRDWFVVDMDGKVLGRVASEIAKILRGKHKAIYSPSVDTGDYVVVINAEKLLLTGNKQADKMYYHHTGYPGGIRSISADKLLVKKPEDLVIKAVRGMLPKNKMGRQMLKKLKVYAGSEHKNSAQQPKVLDI; encoded by the coding sequence ATGAGCACGCAAATTGCTAAAGCATGCGAAGTAAAAAGAGATTGGTTCGTGGTGGATATGGACGGCAAGGTATTAGGTCGCGTTGCTTCCGAGATCGCCAAAATTTTACGTGGTAAGCATAAAGCCATTTATTCTCCCAGTGTTGATACCGGCGATTATGTTGTTGTGATCAATGCTGAGAAGCTGCTGCTGACCGGAAACAAACAAGCGGATAAAATGTATTATCATCATACGGGTTATCCCGGTGGTATCCGCTCCATCAGCGCTGACAAGCTTCTGGTTAAAAAACCGGAAGATCTGGTCATTAAAGCGGTTCGTGGCATGTTGCCGAAGAACAAAATGGGCCGTCAAATGCTCAAAAAGTTGAAGGTCTATGCCGGCAGCGAGCATAAGAACTCCGCTCAACAGCCCAAAGTACTCGATATTTAG
- the rpsI gene encoding 30S ribosomal protein S9: MAEQRYNATGKRKTSVARVWMKPGTGSITVNKQDINDYFGRETSKMIIRQPLELTDNVGKFDIFVNVRGGGPSGQAGAIKHGITKALLEMDETLRGVLKKAGFITRDSRIKERKKYGRAAARRSFQFSKR, encoded by the coding sequence ATGGCTGAACAACGATATAATGCCACCGGCAAAAGAAAAACTTCTGTTGCCCGTGTCTGGATGAAGCCCGGCACCGGCAGCATTACTGTCAATAAACAGGATATCAACGACTACTTTGGTCGTGAAACGTCCAAGATGATTATCCGCCAGCCTCTCGAACTGACTGACAATGTGGGTAAATTCGATATTTTTGTCAATGTTCGTGGCGGTGGTCCTTCCGGTCAGGCGGGTGCGATCAAGCACGGCATCACTAAAGCCCTGCTGGAAATGGATGAAACACTGCGCGGTGTTCTGAAAAAAGCAGGTTTTATTACCCGCGACAGTCGTATCAAGGAACGTAAGAAGTATGGTCGTGCAGCGGCACGTCGCAGCTTCCAGTTCTCGAAGCGTTAA
- the argC gene encoding N-acetyl-gamma-glutamyl-phosphate reductase — MKVAVVGASGYTGVELLRLLVRHPEVELCSITSRQYDGMDIAQVFPSLAGLVKLPCSEVDVKMIGQEADFVFTALPHKTAMEVVPGFLEQGCKVIDLSADYRLHDVDVYEAWYQKHTSPELLHEAVYGLVELFRDEISTARLVANPGCYPTSVALAVAPLLQEKLIDHRTLVVDSKSGTSGAGRSAKTGSLFCEVNEGFKAYSVGNHRHTPEIEQTLSALAGEPVVINFTPHLLPVNRGILTTCYAQIQDGVDLGSLKELYHMFYANQPFVRLFPGDQLPNVAFLRGSNYADIGFVVDERTRRVIVVSAIDNLVKGAAGQAVQNLNVMSGCPETMGLDVVPLFP, encoded by the coding sequence ATGAAAGTAGCTGTTGTCGGAGCAAGTGGCTATACCGGTGTTGAATTGCTCAGGTTGTTGGTACGTCATCCCGAAGTTGAGCTTTGTTCGATTACGTCCCGGCAATATGATGGCATGGATATCGCTCAGGTGTTTCCTTCTTTGGCCGGGCTGGTCAAGCTGCCGTGTTCTGAGGTCGATGTTAAAATGATCGGTCAGGAGGCTGATTTTGTTTTCACGGCGCTGCCACATAAAACCGCGATGGAGGTGGTGCCGGGATTTTTGGAGCAAGGATGCAAGGTCATTGACCTGTCAGCAGATTATCGCCTTCATGATGTCGATGTCTATGAAGCCTGGTATCAAAAACACACCAGCCCAGAACTGTTGCACGAAGCTGTCTATGGTCTGGTTGAGTTGTTCCGTGATGAGATTTCCACGGCACGGCTTGTTGCCAACCCTGGCTGTTATCCCACCAGTGTTGCTTTAGCTGTTGCCCCTCTTTTGCAGGAGAAGCTTATTGATCACCGGACTCTCGTTGTTGACAGCAAGTCCGGAACCAGTGGCGCGGGTAGATCGGCAAAAACCGGCAGCTTGTTTTGTGAGGTGAATGAAGGGTTCAAGGCCTACAGTGTTGGCAATCATCGTCATACCCCAGAAATAGAGCAAACACTCTCTGCTTTGGCTGGCGAACCGGTGGTGATTAATTTTACCCCCCACCTTTTGCCGGTCAATCGGGGTATCCTTACCACCTGTTACGCACAGATTCAAGATGGTGTTGATCTCGGTTCTCTTAAGGAACTTTATCATATGTTTTATGCCAACCAGCCGTTTGTTCGCTTGTTCCCCGGAGATCAGCTACCGAATGTTGCTTTCTTGCGGGGGAGCAACTATGCTGACATCGGCTTTGTTGTTGATGAACGGACACGGCGTGTTATTGTAGTATCTGCAATCGATAATCTCGTTAAAGGTGCAGCGGGACAGGCGGTTCAAAACCTTAATGTGATGTCCGGTTGCCCTGAAACTATGGGGCTTGATGTCGTCCCATTGTTTCCTTAG
- a CDS encoding chemotaxis protein CheW, translating to MTEVAKSNFSDAVGSEDTQEGKYLTFHMGDEDYGIEIRYVTEIIGIQRITEVPDMPSFIKGVINLRGKVIPVMDVRARFNLPPREYDERTCIVVVQLNTTSVGLVVDKVNEVADIPPENIEPPPRSTAGGSSEYIQGMGKMGDRVKILLNVGKLLYDSDLDQIEL from the coding sequence ATGACAGAGGTTGCAAAATCCAATTTTAGTGACGCAGTCGGAAGTGAGGATACCCAGGAGGGGAAGTATCTGACCTTTCATATGGGTGATGAAGATTATGGAATTGAGATTCGCTATGTTACTGAAATTATAGGAATTCAAAGGATTACAGAAGTCCCGGATATGCCATCTTTCATCAAGGGAGTGATCAACCTTCGTGGTAAGGTTATTCCTGTTATGGATGTTCGTGCTCGTTTTAATCTCCCTCCGCGTGAATATGATGAGCGCACCTGTATTGTGGTTGTTCAACTCAATACGACATCTGTCGGTCTGGTGGTTGATAAAGTGAATGAAGTTGCAGATATACCACCCGAAAACATTGAACCACCTCCACGTTCAACGGCTGGAGGAAGTTCTGAGTATATTCAGGGAATGGGAAAAATGGGAGATCGTGTCAAGATTCTTTTGAATGTTGGCAAGCTCCTGTATGATAGTGATCTCGATCAGATTGAACTTTAA
- a CDS encoding methyl-accepting chemotaxis protein has translation MASVRSVRRSRMSIQKKVAAILLLLMVLVMATAIFVVNQQTTSLLKKQAADEMDVLRDAEYQQAKSVFQSLNIGTSTSVEMGEMEVFDELLNDLSTVHNILEVGLTNGQGNIDYSSDDRRINQTLDGAIFQQARSDRSGAFGQHERSEDFVLTLGKFFSTECLECHEDHKAGDLGGVLYLRYNLKELHERHNAISIALDEGVSQSVRTMSITGILGVILASSVIYWLLGALIRKPLVTVEEMFVNMAAGRLDGRLRMDRSDEIGHIGSTIDTFADFLQHDVLVALQKLAEGDLRIDVVPKDNQDSIRIALKKVSDDLNDVLQRVQAGGAQMAAGAAQVSHTSQSLSEGATDSASSLEEISASMNELAAQTKASADNAQQANQLATQAKNAADRGSQQMRQMVTAMADINESGLNISKIIKVIDEIAFQTNLLALNAAVEAARAGQHGKGFAVVAEEVRNLAARSAKAAQETAALIETSVHKAENGAEIANDTSEAFNAIVGEIQKVSDLVAEISASSSEQAQGFSQVNDGIAKIDEVTQQNTASAEEGAAAAEQLSSQAEQLSDILTRFQLKQQIGRSSSLPKIAPPVRMASSVKGDDQWGHSQRDDSPVQIALDDDDFGKY, from the coding sequence GTGGCCAGTGTGCGTTCGGTTCGGAGGAGTAGAATGAGTATTCAAAAAAAAGTTGCCGCCATTTTGCTTTTGTTGATGGTGCTTGTTATGGCTACGGCAATTTTCGTCGTCAACCAACAAACAACATCTTTATTGAAAAAGCAGGCCGCAGACGAAATGGATGTGTTGCGTGATGCCGAATACCAACAGGCGAAAAGTGTTTTTCAAAGCCTGAATATTGGTACATCAACCTCTGTGGAAATGGGTGAAATGGAGGTTTTTGACGAACTCCTCAATGACTTATCAACCGTTCATAACATCCTTGAAGTAGGCTTAACCAACGGCCAAGGAAATATTGATTACTCCAGCGATGATCGACGTATTAATCAGACGCTTGATGGTGCAATTTTTCAACAGGCCCGCTCTGATCGTAGTGGTGCTTTTGGACAACATGAGCGCAGTGAAGATTTTGTCCTGACTCTAGGCAAATTTTTTAGTACAGAATGTCTCGAATGCCATGAGGACCATAAAGCTGGGGACTTGGGTGGAGTCCTGTATTTGCGCTACAATTTAAAGGAATTGCACGAACGTCATAATGCAATTTCCATCGCTCTTGACGAAGGTGTCAGTCAAAGTGTGAGAACCATGTCTATTACGGGGATACTTGGCGTCATTTTAGCGTCCTCTGTGATTTACTGGCTGCTGGGAGCCTTGATTCGCAAACCTCTCGTTACCGTTGAAGAGATGTTTGTCAATATGGCAGCAGGTCGCCTTGACGGACGTTTGCGCATGGACCGGTCGGATGAAATTGGTCATATCGGCTCAACTATTGATACTTTTGCTGACTTTCTCCAGCATGATGTCCTCGTTGCTTTACAAAAGCTGGCAGAGGGTGATCTGCGGATTGATGTTGTTCCGAAAGACAATCAGGATTCTATTCGTATTGCCTTAAAGAAAGTCAGTGATGATTTAAATGACGTCTTGCAACGCGTCCAGGCTGGCGGAGCGCAAATGGCAGCAGGTGCCGCACAGGTTTCGCATACCAGCCAAAGTTTGTCTGAAGGGGCAACTGATTCAGCAAGTTCTTTGGAGGAAATTTCTGCTTCAATGAATGAGCTGGCTGCCCAAACAAAAGCCAGTGCTGATAATGCACAACAGGCGAATCAGTTGGCAACCCAAGCTAAAAATGCTGCTGATCGGGGCAGCCAACAAATGCGTCAGATGGTGACAGCCATGGCTGATATCAATGAGTCTGGACTGAACATCTCCAAAATTATCAAAGTGATTGATGAAATTGCTTTCCAGACCAACTTGCTGGCCTTGAATGCTGCCGTTGAGGCTGCCAGGGCCGGTCAGCATGGTAAGGGGTTTGCCGTTGTTGCTGAGGAGGTCCGAAATCTTGCTGCCCGCAGTGCAAAGGCTGCTCAGGAAACTGCAGCGTTAATCGAGACTTCAGTTCATAAAGCCGAAAATGGTGCTGAAATAGCGAACGATACGTCAGAAGCGTTCAATGCTATCGTTGGAGAGATCCAGAAAGTCAGTGACCTCGTTGCAGAGATTTCTGCATCGAGTAGTGAACAGGCTCAAGGCTTTTCTCAAGTCAATGACGGAATCGCTAAGATTGATGAAGTCACCCAGCAAAATACTGCAAGTGCGGAAGAGGGCGCTGCTGCTGCTGAACAACTGTCAAGTCAGGCTGAGCAACTTTCTGATATTCTGACTCGCTTTCAGTTAAAACAGCAAATTGGCCGAAGTTCTTCTTTGCCAAAAATTGCTCCACCGGTTAGAATGGCTTCATCCGTAAAAGGGGATGATCAGTGGGGCCATTCTCAGCGAGACGACTCTCCAGTGCAGATTGCTCTGGATGATGATGATTTTGGGAAATATTAG
- a CDS encoding HDOD domain-containing protein, with protein MQDYSEIVGEVGDLPPMPIVAVKVLELLQDPDTSVKKLAETISLDSAVSARMLKIANSAMYGLSRQVTTLQNALVILGERTVRSLVLASSMSSVNKSFGLLEKMLWEESIGCALAARFFSTKLKNVNADEAFMVGLFSNLGKIVRNNNDSERYQELIEAVYNGAGDYLTLEQEVFSNPYNLVGAAVLDSWKIAPLLVEAVHHQMDFDEVDIDQDVSTLSAVVNLSSSACQRLGIGQREEDDDLDVSTTCGAEFFTLGKTRVEELLEEFKEVFEQNRESFIG; from the coding sequence ATGCAGGATTATTCTGAAATTGTTGGTGAAGTCGGTGACCTCCCACCGATGCCCATTGTTGCTGTTAAGGTTCTTGAATTACTTCAAGATCCGGATACCTCTGTCAAGAAACTTGCAGAAACGATATCTCTTGATTCCGCTGTTTCAGCACGTATGCTCAAAATCGCTAATTCTGCGATGTACGGATTGTCACGCCAAGTGACGACCTTGCAAAATGCTCTGGTTATTCTTGGTGAGCGAACTGTTAGAAGTCTTGTTCTGGCCTCAAGTATGAGTAGTGTAAACAAATCATTCGGTTTGTTAGAAAAAATGCTTTGGGAAGAATCTATTGGTTGCGCTTTGGCCGCGCGTTTTTTCAGTACAAAACTAAAAAATGTGAATGCGGATGAAGCTTTTATGGTCGGCCTGTTCAGCAACCTGGGAAAAATTGTTCGCAATAATAATGACTCCGAGCGGTATCAAGAGTTGATTGAGGCTGTCTACAATGGCGCTGGAGATTATCTGACTCTCGAGCAAGAGGTGTTTTCCAACCCATACAATCTTGTCGGAGCAGCTGTTCTTGATTCCTGGAAAATTGCTCCCCTTTTGGTGGAAGCTGTTCACCATCAGATGGATTTTGACGAGGTGGACATTGATCAAGATGTCTCTACTTTGTCCGCTGTTGTGAATTTGTCGTCTTCAGCTTGCCAACGTTTGGGGATTGGTCAGAGAGAGGAAGATGATGACCTTGATGTCTCAACGACTTGTGGGGCAGAGTTCTTTACTCTGGGAAAAACCCGTGTAGAAGAGCTTCTTGAAGAATTTAAAGAAGTCTTTGAGCAAAATAGAGAAAGTTTTATTGGGTAA
- a CDS encoding MOSC domain-containing protein, translating to MIDGLGQVVAVCISERKGEQKKSVASVQLVENYGIVGDAHGGSERQVSLLASESIDTMRAKGLTLADGDFAENIVTSGVDLLKVKIGTRIEVADVVLEVTQIGKTCHQRCAIYHQAGDCVMPTQGIFAKVISGGEIAPGDEIHIFYS from the coding sequence ATGATTGACGGATTAGGTCAAGTTGTTGCTGTTTGTATCAGTGAACGAAAAGGTGAACAAAAAAAATCAGTTGCCTCAGTTCAGCTTGTCGAGAATTATGGCATTGTTGGAGATGCTCATGGAGGCAGTGAACGTCAAGTCAGTTTGTTGGCATCCGAAAGCATTGACACGATGCGGGCTAAAGGTTTAACACTCGCTGATGGTGATTTTGCCGAGAATATTGTTACCTCTGGTGTTGATCTTCTTAAGGTGAAGATTGGAACGCGTATTGAGGTGGCTGATGTCGTGTTGGAGGTGACACAAATTGGAAAAACCTGTCACCAACGCTGTGCCATTTATCATCAGGCTGGTGACTGTGTGATGCCCACCCAGGGAATCTTTGCCAAAGTGATTAGTGGGGGAGAAATCGCTCCCGGTGATGAAATTCATATCTTCTATTCATAG
- the cobA gene encoding uroporphyrinogen-III C-methyltransferase, protein MPSLPVLLKDPRILLLGGGTVALQKAKVLLDNQICFSIIAKELCPELKALPVTVTLKSLERKDLAPFQIVVDATGNDAVGALLAEEKKCRSILVNRVDQPQQCDFYFSSLLNYGQLKIAVSTDGASPVIGQEVRNKIKQVIPSQVSDLVEEKALQRKVGKIDAHKTRQQIKTLLAQVSLVGCGPGDVRLLTLQAYHCIQNIDVVLYDHLISEEILSLIPVETKKVYVGKRKGAHSFKQEQINALLLDYAKQGLRVARLKSGDPYIFGRGAEEARFLVEHGIQVEVVSGLSSALVGPASAGIPLTARGFAANMSIVSAHLSGSRINSAWLPLLKLEYHTTVVLMGLSFAEQITQLALNEGVNPELPVAIISNASRPSQQTIVTTLSKLPEAARRAERPAVLVFGPVVELHHILPGFISQS, encoded by the coding sequence GTGCCCAGTTTACCTGTTTTATTAAAGGATCCGCGTATTCTTCTGCTTGGTGGCGGCACTGTCGCTCTACAAAAAGCCAAAGTCTTGCTTGATAACCAGATCTGTTTTTCAATCATCGCAAAAGAGCTTTGTCCTGAACTCAAAGCTCTACCTGTGACTGTGACCCTGAAATCGCTTGAGCGTAAAGACCTGGCTCCCTTTCAGATTGTTGTCGATGCAACGGGAAATGATGCTGTTGGCGCTTTGCTTGCTGAAGAAAAAAAATGTCGCTCTATTCTTGTGAACAGGGTCGATCAACCTCAGCAGTGTGATTTTTATTTTTCGTCTCTTCTAAATTATGGGCAATTAAAGATTGCTGTGTCAACTGATGGAGCCAGTCCGGTTATTGGTCAAGAGGTCCGCAACAAAATCAAACAGGTGATACCATCTCAAGTTTCTGATCTTGTTGAAGAAAAAGCACTGCAACGCAAGGTTGGAAAAATAGATGCCCATAAAACGCGACAGCAGATCAAAACGTTGTTGGCTCAGGTTTCTTTGGTCGGCTGTGGCCCTGGTGATGTTCGTCTGCTGACATTGCAGGCCTATCATTGTATCCAGAATATTGATGTTGTTTTGTATGACCATCTGATCTCTGAAGAGATTTTGTCATTAATTCCGGTGGAGACAAAAAAGGTTTATGTCGGCAAAAGAAAGGGCGCTCATAGTTTTAAGCAGGAACAGATCAATGCTTTGCTTCTTGACTATGCTAAGCAGGGATTACGTGTTGCGCGCCTTAAAAGTGGGGATCCATATATCTTCGGACGTGGTGCGGAGGAAGCACGTTTCCTTGTCGAGCATGGAATACAGGTTGAGGTTGTTTCAGGTCTGAGTTCCGCTCTTGTTGGCCCGGCCTCCGCTGGGATTCCGCTGACTGCTCGTGGTTTTGCAGCCAATATGTCGATTGTCTCGGCGCATCTGTCTGGCAGCAGAATCAACAGCGCCTGGCTCCCTTTGTTAAAGCTGGAATATCACACCACGGTTGTGTTGATGGGGCTGAGCTTTGCTGAACAGATTACCCAATTAGCGCTTAACGAAGGGGTGAACCCTGAGCTACCAGTGGCCATTATCTCCAATGCTTCTCGACCCTCGCAACAAACAATCGTTACGACCTTGTCCAAATTGCCTGAAGCCGCCAGGAGGGCTGAGCGTCCTGCTGTACTGGTTTTTGGTCCTGTGGTTGAACTACATCACATTCTGCCTGGGTTTATTTCTCAATCCTGA
- a CDS encoding diguanylate cyclase — protein sequence MKTSQAVIIFLLAVGLSAGLIYQRYEKLKTDHLTMRQASQEVAFTSVTNTLRLVSRSIADEVLQKEEILKLIHDIVYSRGEERNRLRGLLYRDLYQMYSRVSQHSIRQFHFHFPDGRSMLRFHAPDKADDNLRPYRPSVVIANRQHTEVHGYESGRIVHGFRHVYPLNYHGIDIGSVEISNSFQQINTELSAITRPTNTELLFLMYKPDLWYKLAAGEDKLYAPSLLAPEYVIENQDASAFDHFGGTVQTSFFLQQLQQQLKKVSHLNEKMAMGNNFSEIIRYDNQIYSAIFHSIRNISNQHAAYVIAFTPEPYLRSLLLNSIIQFSVCVVLFILIFHYRIGLTRSKKQQEQTSDFLVTLSDNMGQGMYATDKDGLLTYLNREAQNILGWKEQEALGKNAHDLFHVDDSHHEQGCFILNAILEGVTCQQELAYFRNRTQKQFPVELTCTPIYSEGQILGTLTLFHDIAQRLQSQQELIDAKNQLEQANRDLNELARIDALTGIANRREFDQTLSNFWKSCYRKKERLAILMIDIDHFKDYNDHYGHQKGDECLKKVVQILCQSCLRPDDFVARYGGEEFVVLLPQTSHADAVFVAKRIQEKTSKEQIAHAKSPVQPFITLSIGVCTMVPHDLSSEQQFIDCADRRLYTAKNSGRNQICDQD from the coding sequence ATGAAGACCAGTCAGGCTGTCATTATCTTTCTTCTTGCCGTTGGTTTGTCGGCCGGATTGATTTATCAGCGTTACGAAAAGCTTAAGACCGATCACCTCACGATGCGTCAGGCCAGTCAAGAAGTGGCCTTCACCAGCGTCACAAACACGCTACGCCTTGTTTCTAGGTCCATTGCTGATGAGGTACTGCAAAAAGAAGAGATCCTGAAACTGATTCATGACATTGTTTACAGCCGAGGCGAAGAACGAAACCGCTTAAGAGGGCTCCTCTATCGCGACCTCTATCAGATGTATTCGCGGGTCAGCCAGCACTCTATCCGCCAGTTCCACTTCCACTTCCCAGACGGTCGATCAATGCTGCGGTTTCATGCTCCTGACAAGGCGGATGACAATCTTCGCCCCTATCGACCATCTGTCGTCATTGCCAATCGTCAACACACGGAAGTGCACGGTTACGAAAGTGGTCGAATTGTCCACGGATTCCGTCATGTCTACCCACTCAATTATCACGGTATTGACATCGGAAGCGTTGAAATCAGCAACTCTTTTCAACAAATTAATACGGAGCTGAGTGCCATTACACGACCAACAAATACTGAGCTCCTGTTCTTAATGTACAAGCCGGACCTATGGTATAAACTGGCGGCCGGAGAGGACAAGCTGTATGCTCCCTCATTATTGGCCCCTGAGTATGTCATCGAGAATCAGGATGCTTCAGCATTTGATCATTTTGGCGGCACAGTTCAGACCTCTTTTTTTCTGCAGCAACTTCAACAACAGCTCAAGAAGGTTTCCCATTTAAACGAAAAAATGGCGATGGGAAACAACTTCTCTGAAATCATCCGCTACGATAATCAGATCTATTCGGCGATTTTCCACTCGATTCGGAACATCTCAAACCAGCACGCGGCATACGTCATTGCCTTTACCCCGGAACCTTATCTGCGTTCTCTCTTGCTCAATTCAATTATTCAGTTCAGTGTCTGCGTTGTCTTGTTTATCCTTATTTTTCATTACCGAATCGGTCTGACTCGATCAAAAAAACAACAGGAGCAAACCAGCGACTTTCTCGTCACTTTGTCAGACAATATGGGACAGGGCATGTATGCCACGGACAAGGATGGTCTCCTGACCTATTTGAACCGTGAGGCGCAAAACATTTTAGGCTGGAAAGAACAGGAGGCTCTCGGGAAAAATGCTCATGACCTGTTTCATGTCGACGATAGCCACCATGAACAAGGATGTTTCATCCTCAATGCCATTCTTGAAGGCGTTACCTGTCAACAGGAATTGGCTTATTTCCGCAACAGGACACAGAAACAATTTCCAGTAGAATTAACCTGCACACCGATCTATAGCGAAGGACAGATCCTTGGCACACTGACGTTGTTTCATGACATTGCGCAACGGCTTCAGAGTCAACAAGAACTCATAGATGCGAAAAACCAACTCGAACAAGCGAATCGTGACCTCAACGAATTAGCACGAATTGATGCCCTGACCGGCATCGCGAATCGAAGAGAGTTCGACCAAACCCTTTCAAATTTCTGGAAAAGCTGCTACCGGAAAAAAGAACGATTGGCTATTCTGATGATCGATATTGATCACTTCAAAGACTACAACGACCATTATGGGCATCAAAAGGGCGATGAGTGCCTGAAAAAAGTCGTTCAAATCCTTTGTCAATCGTGTCTAAGACCTGATGATTTTGTCGCGCGATATGGTGGCGAGGAATTTGTCGTCCTGCTACCGCAAACCTCCCACGCAGATGCCGTTTTTGTTGCAAAACGGATTCAGGAAAAAACCTCCAAGGAGCAGATTGCTCATGCGAAATCACCTGTCCAACCGTTTATCACCTTGAGCATTGGCGTTTGTACAATGGTTCCACATGACCTGAGTTCTGAGCAGCAGTTCATTGATTGTGCTGATCGCCGTCTTTACACGGCTAAAAACAGTGGTCGCAATCAAATTTGTGATCAGGATTGA